DNA from Mesorhizobium loti R88b:
GATGGCTATGCCCTGTCCGGCCGGCTTGGGCTCTACGGACTTGGCCAGCTTGCGCGGCGCCGGCGCAGCTTCGGCGACATCATCCGCCTCGTCCGCGCCGCGCCCCAAAAGCGTCGCCAGCAGGCCAGGCGACTTGCGTTGGCCGCCGTCGGCGTTTGCCAGTTCGATGTTGGGCGTGCCGGCCGCCTTGCGCGATTTGTAGGCGGCAAACGCCTGCCCGTAGCCGGGCAGCGGTTTGCCGTCGCTTGGCACATGCAGTGTGTTGCCGTTCGGGAACACCCTGGCGAGTTCCTGGCGGCTGATGCCCGGCCAGTGCCGCACATTGCCGACGTCCATATGAATGAAGGGCGAACCGGAGGTCGGGTAATAGCCGACGCCACCGCCCTGCATCCTGAGGCCGATATCGCGCAGCTTTTTCAGCGGCACATCCGGCAGGAAGAAATCCATCGCGCGGCCAACCATGTGCTGGCTTTCCCGGGCCACGCCCTTCGAGCGGCCGCGCAGCATGGCGTTCGTCGCCGGCGAGCGATAGGCGCTGACCACTTGGATATAGGCCGTCGAGCCGCTGGCACGATAGGCCTGCCAGACAAGGTCGAGCAGGCGCGGATCCATCCGGGTCGGCTCGTTGCGGCGCCAGTCGCGCAGCATGAAATTGATCTTCTTCAATCCCGCCTGATCGTAGCGGCCATTGCGCTTGAAGACGATCTCGGCCTTCTCGCCCGTATGGAGGTGTTGAATCCTGAGAGCCCGCGTCTCGGCGGACGCGCCTGTGACGCACAGGCAAAGGAACGCGGCGACAATGGCTGGCAGCCATGTCCAACGATGGGAGGGCGCGTTCTGTTCGCTTTCAGTCACGTTCATGCCTTGCACATTGTTTTTGTTTCGGGCGATTTAACGTCTTCGCCGGATGCGGGGCCTTCTTTTTGAAGCCCTCGACCCGACAAGCAGGCCAGACCGGGCAGGCTTGACCAGCGACGGCATTCATCCTGTCGATGAACAGCATCTTGGTTAATGAATCGTGTCCGTGCCGGACCTTCCCGCAGTGCGGTTGCCCGAATTGAATTCAATCAAATCGTTTCAGCGGAACAGATATTTGGAGACTTCCGGATTGCCGCGCCGCCACATGACATTGTCCAGGAAGTAGTGGTGGACGTTGATGAATATCCAGGCGATGAAGAGGAAGAGCGACGAACCGAGCACCTGCTTGTTGTAGGGAACCAGATCAATCAGCATCATCGGCACCAGCCAGAAGCCCAGCGCTCCCAGAATTGCGCCGACGACGATGAAGACCAGCACGCGCAGCCTGTAGAGCGGTCCAAGCATGGACAGGACCTTCAATCCCGGCCTCTCGACGGCATCCGCACGGTCGCGTTCGACATTGGTCTGGTAGCGCCAGACCACCGCCAGGTATTGCAAGGAATGGAGCGCCGGCACCACGAGCAGCCAGAGCGGGTTCAGCGTCACGAACAGGATCCAGGCATAGAGGGACACGATGTAGGCGACGACGCCGTTATAGGGCAGCGCCCCACCGTGCTTGCGCCAGCGATTGATGAACATCACGGCGGTTGCCGCAGAGGAAGCAGCGGCGATCGACATGGCGATGGTGATGAGCCATGGCGGGACGGCAAAGGTGTAATACTCCAGGCCCCAGAACTGCCTTTCGGTGATCACCACATTCGTCTGCAGCCATGCGAACAGCCACACTGCGTAGCCGTTGAACAGCAGCACCTTCTTGTCCTGATCACTGAAGAATCTGCGCTTCAGCACGGCGTCCACCATCAGCATGCCGTAGCCTTGCTTGACGTAGTGCCAGCCAACGAAAAAACCCATCGCGTTGGTCGCATTGCCGAGCAGGCGGGCGTTCCCTGTCAACGCGCCATAGGCAAAGAAGGCAATCATGGCCAGCGGGACGACAATTCCCGCCAGGATATAACGGATCTGGAGGCTCCTGCCGTAACCCTCGCCGCGCACCTTGCGCGCGAAATTGCGATAGAAGATCTGGTAGGAATGACCGAAGTGCGGCTGGTTTATGAGATGCGAGAGCAAGAACATCGTCAGCGTCACTGCGGCTTCGTACCGGAGCGGCAGGAAATACAGCACCGGCAGGATGACAAGCGCGCTGCCGCCAAGCATGAAAAAGTCGATGAACGGGCCAAAGAGATATTTTTGCGGCGTGGCCGTGACTGAAACCGGGGCATCCGCCGAAAGGTGAAGTGCCATGTTACCCTCCCCCTGTGATCGTTCATTTAGCCCTCGACCCGGGCGCCCGGCAAGTGAGGATACCGCCGCCCTGACGCAGGGCAGCGGGCGACGATTGATTGCCGGGATCAGCTATATAGCTCAATGGATCGGCAGTTGGTCGCCGCGAGCTGTGGCCTCACTTAGCCGTGAAAAATGTCAGCAGAACTTTGCCTTTGTCCCCGACCAAGCAAACAAAGCGATCTGGCGCTCCGGTTTTGCCGCTTCGAGCGATGTAGGCTTCGCCCAAGATGACCATTTTGATGGGAACGTCGCCAACAGTTGTGTCGGCCTTGCTCATCGCGACGCTCTCCATGTCGATAACGAGGTCGCTGATGTCCTTGGACTTCTCCTGAAGGGCCAACAGTCCGGTGGATTTGCAGGCAGTAATCGCTGGGTCGTCGGCCGTCTGCGCAATGCAGGTTCCGGTCAGCAGCCCCAGAATTACTGACGTCGCAACCACATTTTTGATCAGCATATCGGTTCTCCAAAAGACGAGCTACGCACAACGAAGCGCACCAGCAGGAAAGCCCTGGTCTGGAAATTCGTTCCTCCCAGCCATGCAATGGAACAAACCGCTGGAAGGATGAAGAGCCGGTGGCGCGCTATGCCCAGGTCGTCGTTTCGGAGGAAAGCAAGAAGGCTGATTTGCTCCCGATCGGGAAACGCAAGGAGAACAAAGTCCACGGAAATTCCACGGGTGCTGGTGCCGTGTTGCGCCTTCGTTCGCCTGTCAGTGCCGGAAAGGAAAAGTAGCCTGGCACGGCATCGCGTTGGAACTGCTTGGGAAATCTGGTGCTGCGAGAGAGGATTGAACTCTCGACCTCTCCCTTACCAAGGGAGTGCTCTACCACTGAGCTACCGCAGCCGCTGATGGCGGGGCTTCTGCCATATCGAACCGGCAAGCGCAAGGCCAAGTGCAACGCTTCTGTGAAAGCCTTTGCCGGATCGCTTTTGATGACATGGCGGCGCCACAATGTTGGCTATCCCTGAATCGTGGTTGGCCGGTCGCCGGCCGGGACGGGACGATGAGCGACAAGACAAATCCAGTGAAACAGGGCGGCACGGGCCGCAAGGACCGGCTCGCCGAGCAGCTGCGCGCCAATTTGCAGAAGCGCAAGGCGCAGTCGCGCTCGCGCCGCACCGGTGAAGCCGACCAGCGGCCCGACGGGCTCGGCTCGGCAAAGGAAATACAAAAAGATTAACTCAAATCAGCCACTCTTGGACCGGGGTGGGCGAAATCCTATTTCTTGAACCATATTGGCCAATGGTCTAGACGGGCCGATACTCAAACGATTGAACCGGCCTTTTCTGGCCGAGAGGGACGTTCTCCAATGGATCGCATCAGAATTGTCGGGGGCAACAAGCTCTCCGGAAGCATTCCGATTTCGGGCGCCAAAAACGCCGCCTTGCCCTTGATGATCGCGTCGCTTTTGACCGACGACACGCTGACGCTGGAAAACGTGCCGCATCTGGCCGATGTCGAGCAGTTGATCCGCATCCTCGGCAATCACGGCGTCGATTATTCGGTCAATGGCCGCCGCGAGAAGCAGAATGAGGGCTATTCGCGCACCATCAATTTCTCCGCCCGCAACATTGTCGACACCACCGCGCCTTACGAATTGGTGTCGAAGATGCGCGCCTCGTTCTGGGTGATTGGGCCGCTGCTGGCCCGCATGGGCGAGGCCAAGGTATCGCTGCCCGGCGGCTGCGCCATCGGCACGCGCCCAGTCGACCTGTTCCTCGAAGGCCTGCAGGTGCTGGGCGCCGACATCGACGTTGACACCGGCTATGTCATCGCCAAGACCCGTAATGGCCGGCTTGTCGGCAACCGCTACGTGTTCCCGAAAGTCTCGGTCGGCGCCACCCACGTGCTGATGATGGCGGCCTCGCTGGCCAAGGGCGAGACGGTGCTGGAAAACGCCGCTTGCGAGCCCGAGATCGTCAACCTCGCCGAATGCCTCAACGCCATGGGCGCGAAGATTTATGGTGCCGGCACGCCAACCATCACGATTGACGGTGTCGAATCGC
Protein-coding regions in this window:
- a CDS encoding DUF882 domain-containing protein, with amino-acid sequence MNVTESEQNAPSHRWTWLPAIVAAFLCLCVTGASAETRALRIQHLHTGEKAEIVFKRNGRYDQAGLKKINFMLRDWRRNEPTRMDPRLLDLVWQAYRASGSTAYIQVVSAYRSPATNAMLRGRSKGVARESQHMVGRAMDFFLPDVPLKKLRDIGLRMQGGGVGYYPTSGSPFIHMDVGNVRHWPGISRQELARVFPNGNTLHVPSDGKPLPGYGQAFAAYKSRKAAGTPNIELANADGGQRKSPGLLATLLGRGADEADDVAEAAPAPRKLAKSVEPKPAGQGIAIVPPETAQRADIQMVSVDPAEPLAEQKSKKPEAIVMAMAPNAVPLPAFAPRAESTASIATRQTAPFAIASASMARAELPAAKPAPTNPEIPLGKTDTATASVAPEMMALNIPLPTWRPEGQTSQARQPEAAKSADAIGALLAMHHPDGGLDGLAGQRVAVPASTPEDRVRTSPKADRVQPRLDPETTAVIVPAVLTGRGIAGGTGSTTAPVIAANFIRTAPEHVYLDGFQPRGQTSDHRRFTGSAVKFLPIASFK
- the murA gene encoding UDP-N-acetylglucosamine 1-carboxyvinyltransferase, which encodes MDRIRIVGGNKLSGSIPISGAKNAALPLMIASLLTDDTLTLENVPHLADVEQLIRILGNHGVDYSVNGRREKQNEGYSRTINFSARNIVDTTAPYELVSKMRASFWVIGPLLARMGEAKVSLPGGCAIGTRPVDLFLEGLQVLGADIDVDTGYVIAKTRNGRLVGNRYVFPKVSVGATHVLMMAASLAKGETVLENAACEPEIVNLAECLNAMGAKIYGAGTPTITIDGVESLSGARVRVIPDRIETGTYAMAVAMTGGDVVLEGARPELLQTALDVISQTGAEITPTNSGIRVRRNGAGISPVDVTTAPFPAFPTDLQAQFMGLMTMAKGKSRITETIFENRFMHVQELARLGAHITLSGQTAIVDGVAKLKGAPVMATDLRASVSLVIAGLAAEGETTVNRVYHLDRGFERLEEKLSNCGAVIERISA